A stretch of Miscanthus floridulus cultivar M001 chromosome 13, ASM1932011v1, whole genome shotgun sequence DNA encodes these proteins:
- the LOC136501744 gene encoding basic helix-loop-helix protein 80-like isoform X3, with the protein MADFSPNNSLLLKMPSHSPNFSSLLFYGQNHGEAAPANANAAAAMVENASLESSSAVVDTSPQDSASPMERKRKTTEDSATLSSAQSKVDCKQESKSKRGKRPHKETEEKSTTQDEATKGYIHVRARRGQATDSHSLAERVRRERISERMRMLQALVPGCDKVTGKALILDEIINYVQSLQNQVEFLSMRIASMSPVLYGFGLDSDGLHDHAQMGGMFQEALAMPGPVMSQASPAPSQAIMDTTSTTPYSLQGQGSISFSQENGSTYLMQQAVGEPTRQELLNQLVFNNMCSFQ; encoded by the exons ATGGCGGACTTCTCACCGAACAACTCGCTCCTCCTCAAGATGCCTAGCCACTCCCCAAACTTCTCAAGCCTCCTGTTCTACGGCCAGAACCATGGCGAAGCAGCGCCTGCAAATGCAAATGCAGCAGCAGCAATGGTGGAGAACGCTTCACTTGAGAGCTCTTCTGCAGTGGTTGACACCTCCCCACAGGACAGTGCATCTCCaatggagaggaagaggaagactaCAGAAGACAGTGCCACGCTGAGCTCTGCTCAATCCAAGGTA GATTGCAAGCAGGAGAGCAAGAGCAAGAGGGGGAAGAGGCCCCACAAGGAGACTGAGGAGAAGAGCACCACTCAAGATGAGGCCACTAAGGGGTACATCCATGTGAGGGCAAGGAGGGGTCAGGCAACAGACAGCCACAGCCTTGCAGAGAGG GTGAGGAGAGAGAGGATCAGTGAGAGGATGAGGATGCTGCAAGCACTGGTCCCTGGTTGTGACAAG GTTACTGGAAAGGCCCTGATTTTGGATGAGATTATCAATTATGTGCAGTCCCTGCAGAACCAAGTTGAG ttccTTTCCATGAGGATTGCCTCCATGAGCCCAGTGCTATATGGGTTTGGACTGGACAGTGATGGCCTCCATGATCACGcacaa ATGGGAGGCATGTTCCAAGAAGCTCTTGCAATGCCAGGTCCAGTGATGAGCCAAGCTAGCCCAGCTCCATCTCAAGCCATCATGGACACCACCTCCACCACACCCTACTCACTGCAGGGCCAGGGTTCCATCTCTTTCTCTCAG GAAAATGGCAGCACTTACCTGATGCAGCAAGCAGTGGGGGAGCCAACAAGGCAGGAGCTGCTCAACCAGCTGGTGTTCAACAATATGTGCTCTTTCCAGTAG
- the LOC136501744 gene encoding basic helix-loop-helix protein 80-like isoform X1 translates to MADFSPNNSLLLKMPSHSPNFSSLLFYGQNHGEAAPANANAAAAMVENASLESSSAVVDTSPQDSASPMERKRKTTEDSATLSSAQSKVDCKQESKSKRGKRPHKETEEKSTTQDEATKGYIHVRARRGQATDSHSLAERVRRERISERMRMLQALVPGCDKVTGKALILDEIINYVQSLQNQVEFLSMRIASMSPVLYGFGLDSDGLHDHAQKMGGMFQEALAMPGPVMSQASPAPSQAIMDTTSTTPYSLQGQGSISFSQENGSTYLMQQAVGEPTRQELLNQLVFNNMCSFQ, encoded by the exons ATGGCGGACTTCTCACCGAACAACTCGCTCCTCCTCAAGATGCCTAGCCACTCCCCAAACTTCTCAAGCCTCCTGTTCTACGGCCAGAACCATGGCGAAGCAGCGCCTGCAAATGCAAATGCAGCAGCAGCAATGGTGGAGAACGCTTCACTTGAGAGCTCTTCTGCAGTGGTTGACACCTCCCCACAGGACAGTGCATCTCCaatggagaggaagaggaagactaCAGAAGACAGTGCCACGCTGAGCTCTGCTCAATCCAAGGTA GATTGCAAGCAGGAGAGCAAGAGCAAGAGGGGGAAGAGGCCCCACAAGGAGACTGAGGAGAAGAGCACCACTCAAGATGAGGCCACTAAGGGGTACATCCATGTGAGGGCAAGGAGGGGTCAGGCAACAGACAGCCACAGCCTTGCAGAGAGG GTGAGGAGAGAGAGGATCAGTGAGAGGATGAGGATGCTGCAAGCACTGGTCCCTGGTTGTGACAAG GTTACTGGAAAGGCCCTGATTTTGGATGAGATTATCAATTATGTGCAGTCCCTGCAGAACCAAGTTGAG ttccTTTCCATGAGGATTGCCTCCATGAGCCCAGTGCTATATGGGTTTGGACTGGACAGTGATGGCCTCCATGATCACGcacaa AAGATGGGAGGCATGTTCCAAGAAGCTCTTGCAATGCCAGGTCCAGTGATGAGCCAAGCTAGCCCAGCTCCATCTCAAGCCATCATGGACACCACCTCCACCACACCCTACTCACTGCAGGGCCAGGGTTCCATCTCTTTCTCTCAG GAAAATGGCAGCACTTACCTGATGCAGCAAGCAGTGGGGGAGCCAACAAGGCAGGAGCTGCTCAACCAGCTGGTGTTCAACAATATGTGCTCTTTCCAGTAG
- the LOC136501744 gene encoding basic helix-loop-helix protein 80-like isoform X2, with translation MADFSPNNSLLLKMPSHSPNFSSLLFYGQNHGEAAPANANAAAAMVENASLESSSAVVDTSPQDSASPMERKRKTTEDSATLSSAQSKDCKQESKSKRGKRPHKETEEKSTTQDEATKGYIHVRARRGQATDSHSLAERVRRERISERMRMLQALVPGCDKVTGKALILDEIINYVQSLQNQVEFLSMRIASMSPVLYGFGLDSDGLHDHAQKMGGMFQEALAMPGPVMSQASPAPSQAIMDTTSTTPYSLQGQGSISFSQENGSTYLMQQAVGEPTRQELLNQLVFNNMCSFQ, from the exons ATGGCGGACTTCTCACCGAACAACTCGCTCCTCCTCAAGATGCCTAGCCACTCCCCAAACTTCTCAAGCCTCCTGTTCTACGGCCAGAACCATGGCGAAGCAGCGCCTGCAAATGCAAATGCAGCAGCAGCAATGGTGGAGAACGCTTCACTTGAGAGCTCTTCTGCAGTGGTTGACACCTCCCCACAGGACAGTGCATCTCCaatggagaggaagaggaagactaCAGAAGACAGTGCCACGCTGAGCTCTGCTCAATCCAAG GATTGCAAGCAGGAGAGCAAGAGCAAGAGGGGGAAGAGGCCCCACAAGGAGACTGAGGAGAAGAGCACCACTCAAGATGAGGCCACTAAGGGGTACATCCATGTGAGGGCAAGGAGGGGTCAGGCAACAGACAGCCACAGCCTTGCAGAGAGG GTGAGGAGAGAGAGGATCAGTGAGAGGATGAGGATGCTGCAAGCACTGGTCCCTGGTTGTGACAAG GTTACTGGAAAGGCCCTGATTTTGGATGAGATTATCAATTATGTGCAGTCCCTGCAGAACCAAGTTGAG ttccTTTCCATGAGGATTGCCTCCATGAGCCCAGTGCTATATGGGTTTGGACTGGACAGTGATGGCCTCCATGATCACGcacaa AAGATGGGAGGCATGTTCCAAGAAGCTCTTGCAATGCCAGGTCCAGTGATGAGCCAAGCTAGCCCAGCTCCATCTCAAGCCATCATGGACACCACCTCCACCACACCCTACTCACTGCAGGGCCAGGGTTCCATCTCTTTCTCTCAG GAAAATGGCAGCACTTACCTGATGCAGCAAGCAGTGGGGGAGCCAACAAGGCAGGAGCTGCTCAACCAGCTGGTGTTCAACAATATGTGCTCTTTCCAGTAG